TTAATCCTAATGAGCTTAATTACTACATCATTTGTGTTAAGTTTTAAGAAAAACCCATTATTTTAAGAAGTACAAAGTTGCAAAGTACATAGCATTCTGGCTGTTTTGGGAAactcctgtttatttccatttcaATTTTCTATTCATTGTTTTGTGTAAAATTCTGTGTAATTAAAACTcatcatttagaaaaaaaatgtattaaaattatgtGTTACGAAGGTTGGTAAAACATGTCTACTTTTGTGTAGTTTTGCATAAAAAAGGCTAATTTTGAGTAGTAATTTATTAGTCAGTAATGTAAAACTTACCACATCAATCCGTATAATAAGAGTGTGACTACTAATGAATTAaacattattacatatttattacagttgaacaggttatgtaatttcAGATGTAATTCAGGGAGGCccctgagctgagctgagtgaaacgatttagggctactggaaaattattcagggctaaagccccggaagcccaggccaggggacgccacacagaacacacagagaTCAGGAGACCAAACTGGAACAGCAACACGACTTTTATTTTCAAATctttataggaaaaaaaaataaaaaacataaaaaaataaaacaaaaaaaataccagAAGTCCCAATCTGATGCTATTCAGGGGCCGATCATCTTAGTTTTGGACGCACCTGTCTGCAGAGGGAGGGGGAGATGAGCGCGTAAGCACACAGGGAACAGCTTCATGCAGTACGTCGGTCCTCACGGATACGATTTGTTCGCTGAACCTgtttggaaaaaatgaaaagacagaaaaacgtGAGTATGAGTTGTCTCCTTGTAAACTTTTCCCCCAGTGCGACTCCTTCAGCCCTCTTTATACTTCCTGGCCTGGGTTGCAGCTGTTCTCGTTATTGGGCATCAGCCCCGTCTAGTACCAGTCTCTGCCTTCCGCCTCCATGTGCTCCATTTGTTTTGTTTGACTTcagcacacatatatatatatatatagtcacttCTTCAACATGTCATATGCAATCATTTATTCCCTTATGAGCCatactaaaatcactattacaaaacTGTACAgcagttttttacttttaccagacatggatatactttagagtaggcTGAGGAGAAAttagttttgatgggagccatgatgctcttgtatgcatcccgtccaggaggaaaaaataaataaattaaaacactgcccgcccacactaaaaactgattggctgactcacagaatCTTTTCTGCAGAgcacaggccaatcagaaccctctctgttttgcatgcattTCATGAAGGAGCAGCTGacttgcaggcatcagggagccattatTGAGATTATTGATATGTAGTAGACTCCCGCttcttccgggagacttgggaagtcatTGGCAGTTATTAGAgactattattatatataaaaaagtggaACCTTTTTCATTGATAGATGTGTGGTatgataataaattataattaataaaacaaaaacatctgCTAATATTCAGTTATTCAACAGTTTATTGAAAAATCTTTCGTTTTTTGTAATCAAAAGGTCACTTCTTAGTACCAGGAGTCCATGATGCGCCTCATGCTCATGAACCTCATGTTGCCATAGTTGCTGAAGTTCCTGTAGTGTCCGGGTCCGAAGTACCACATCCTGCCCATGTAGTTGGGATGCTCGTACATGAGCCAGTGGCCGTCCATCACGTGGCAGGACTGGCATCCGTGGGACCAGTTGTAGCGCTCCATGAAGTTCTCGCAGTCGTCGCTCATCTCCATCATCTGACCCATGTAGTTATCCCTCTCGTAGACCCTCACTCTGTAGGATCCGCTGGACTGTtaggaaaaatgggaaaaaaaaaaatttagtaatAGTTTTTGACATTGAATGAATTAGGAATGGTTTGTGATCTGAGgttttaatttaatgcattataaagtTTCCTCTatattaccttaaaaaaaaaaaaaactagccatTCAGCTGCATCAAATTTGAAATGCTAAGAACATAAAAACACTGAAAGATGTAGGTCTTAAGTTTCTTGGATGTTTTAGACCTAAATAACTTTTGAGTTTTTGATtgtatgcattttaaataaaattctaGATGCTAACATACTGTAAATCAAATAGTGCAAATAGATTTGGACCCAAAGtattatattttcaaatataatatttaacaATATCTAACAATCTTACCCTGGAGAAACCCATAACATTGCTTTTTTGTtagtataattcagaattcattgtttcCTTAGTATGATAACAAGCCGCCCTGATcgagatgcagcaaaacaggcccaaactatgatacacccaccaccatgtttcacagagcgAGTTAGGATTTTATGCTAGAATGCAGCATTTTCTTTATCTAAGCTTTCTACAACATTTCTCACTTAAACCAAAAAcatctctctatatattttaGCCTTATCTATACAGAAAACTGTGCTCTAATATCCTTCTAGCTTGTCCATGCTAGCTTtaaactgtaaactgcagaaGGGCAGCAATGCTCTATTTGTAGAGGAGCAGCTTGCTTCTTGCAACCTTACGATTATTGTTCAGTGCTCTTAATTAttggtggactcatgaacattaaaTGAACATTAGCCAATATGAGAGGgtccttcagttgcttagaagttacactgGGGTTTCCTCTCATGATTTTCTGACTATTATACTTTTTTCTGCTTTTGGCTGAATCTTTCTAAATTGACCTTTCCTGTGCAAGGTAATCATCATCTTGAATTTTGTATTATTCTGTCTCACTGTGGATTAGTGGAGATATTGTTAAAGATATGATTTTCTACCTTTTTCTCCTGTGTCTGTTTGGCATCGAAAACTTTTCCTCTGAGGTCCTCTGTTGATATACTTTGACAAAAGATAGATCGCTCTAATTTACATAAAATAAGGCCCATCTCATTGACCGACTTAAAAGTAAGACAATCTTACTCTGGGTATACACATAACTTTGAGGAGAAGCTTTCTCCTTACATGATTACCATTATTGTTCAGTGCTCTTAATTAAttgtggactcatgaacattaaattaacattagccaatgtcagaggggccttcagttgcttagaagctACACTGGGTTTTTCTTTCATGATTTTCTGACTATTATACGTTTTATGCTTTTGGCGGGATCTTTTTAATTTGTGGTCTACTGGAGATTAAAGATATATGGTATATAAGATATAAGGTTTTCTACCATTTTTCTAGCCTGTTGGGCAccaaaaacttttttctttgATGTCCTTGGAAATCTCCTTTGTTGGTGTACTTTGACTAACGATCAAGCTCTGATAGATTTCTGTGATTTTACATAAAACAAGGCCCATCCTATTGAAcgactaaaaataaaacaatcttaCTCTGGGGATACACATAACTTTGCTCCAATATCTCTCTAGCTTATCCATGTGTGCTTTAGTAAACTGCAGAAAGGCAGAAATGCTGTTTTATTGCTCAGTGCTCTTAATTaatggtggactcatgaacattacattaacattagccaatatgAGAGGgtccttcagttgcttagaagctACACTGGGGTTTCCTCTTATGATTTTCTGACTATTATACTTTTTCTGCTTTCGGTGGGATCTTTTTAGATTGTGGTCTACTGGAGATCAAAGATATGTGGTATGTAAGATATATGGTTTTCTACTTTTTTCTAGCCTGTTGGGCATTACAAACTTTTTTCTCTGATGTCCTGTTGATATACTTTGACTAACGATCAAACTCCTACAGATTCCTGTAATTTACATAAAAAGCCCCATTCCATTGACTTAAAACACAACAATCTTACCCTGGGGATCATACGGCAAGACCTGATCCAGCTGTTGAATCCCCACATGCTCATGTAGTCAGAGTACTCGCCCCTCCTCACGAAATACTGGTGACCCATGTAGTTGGGCTGGTCGTAGACCATCCAGCAGCCGCTCATCACCCTGCAGGAGTGGCAGCGGCTCATGTAGGAGGACATGTCAGGACAGTCGCTGGTGCACTCCCAGGAGCGCCCCATGAAGTTCCTGTCCTCGTAGAAGACGATCTGTCAGAGATAAATCAATATCACATCAATAATTACATTTGCAAGCAGCAAAAActccaaaaaacatgttttaacaaAATCCCAAATGCATCCCCTGCTTACCTTGCCGTTCATTTTGACTGCTTTGTTTTTTAGCTGTTTCAAACTGGTGACTCACACACTCTGCCTGGTTTAACTCTCGTATTTATACCTGACTGTAGTCAAAGGGATAGTGTACATCCTATTGTCCAAAGCCCTGACCAAGCAGAGTTGTGCGGAGGCCCACAGAGATATAATGTGTGCTTTCATCTCTCTTCTATGTGATTCGGTCTCTAGAAGACTCTTGAATGGATTGCACATAATGATGTGTGTTGGGTTCATGGAGAGCTTTCGGTTGAATCAGTCTAAAAAAATCGTGTTACCGAAGCCTCCTGTGAAACATATGACATGTGCATGTTGCTAAATATTTGTTTAAGAGTTGCTAAAGAGTTGTTACAGTATGTTTCTGTCTGTTAGTTTTGATGTACAGTGTGGAAATGTGTAAAACTCTGCATAGAAAAGCTGCACAAAAATGTTATTAGTAATTTGTTTAgcatttttcattaatttaatgttaataataataataaaatatgtaatatcTGTAAGTGGAAAAAGTCTGACATAAACCAATTGTGCAGCAATAAGTTTAAGTAAACGTTTCTAGTAACTGTTAAATTTTTACCCATGCAATTGGTCAGTTTCCTCcaataaaatgcataaaatgcatGACTCTCCCCCTTATAGCACAATTTTATTGGATTAAGGTTTTTACTTTTGCATTAACTTTAACCTTCTTTCACCATCCTTTGTTAAAATGACTTGTCTGCTTAGGATCATCGTCCTGGTGCATGACCCACTTGAGGTTCCCTTGAGGTTTAGCTCAGGTTCAATTCCTTCACAACTTGTCAGTATAAGTTACCTTAATAATATAATGCCGCCCTGatccagatgcagcaaaacaggcccaaaccatgatactaccaccaccaagtttcACAGAGAGAATAAGActtttatgctggaatgcagaATTGTCCTCTCTCTAAGTTTTCTATATCATTTCTCACTTAAACCaaaaacatctatatatatatacagtatataatatatattttagtattatcTATCCACAAAACATTGTTCTATCCAAAAAGCTTTAGTAAACTGTAGAAGGGGAGCAATTTTCTATTTGGAGAAGCTTTCAACTTGCAACCTTGCCATAATTGTTCAGTACTCTCCTAATATTGGactcattaacattaacattaaccaaTATAAGaggggccttcagttgcttagaagttaccctgtttttttttctgactatTATAGTTTTTGCTTTACACAGGATCTTTTTAGGTTGACCTCTCCTGTTTAGGGTATTAATCACCTTAAGTCTGACTAAGGATTATTGGTGACTAAAACCCctaagaaaaagttttttttttacggttTTCCAGCCTGTTGAGCCTCAAAAACTCTGGAACTTGGAAATCTCCTTTGTTGATATACTTCTAAAAACGATCAGACCCTGATAGATTTCTGTGATTTACATAAATTAAGGCCCATGCCATTGACTtaaaacacctgactctaattttACATTCAAATGTTCTTTTAATTACATACTTTTTTTGACTTGCAGATATGTAGTATTGTAAATATTTCTTCAAATAAATCAGTTGTCAagcaatatttttgttttatttggttcTCCTTCCATACTTCTAGGCTTTGGGAAAAGAACATTTGAAAATCTATTAAAGTCTATTTAAAGTCAAATCTGTGCAGAAATATAACAAAACTCGAAACACAAATTGTCAAGCATCACTATAAACTAGCATGTCATCAATGtacaacttaataataaaactattaatGTTAAAAACTAAATTATGAAAGTTAGGCATAAAAAATATGGGTTAACAGTATGTACATGGATCATCATTCtcttacatgtttttatttttttttctctttgcatttTCTAACTTggaaagcactttgaatgaccttTGTgtgtgaaaggtgctatataaagaAACTTGCCTTTCCTTGTTTTCCTATAGTTTTTTTGTGCAGCACAGCGCACATTACACATGCATATCTTCGCTCTCCAATGAAGAAAAAGTAtatccatttttgtcgatttttggtttactacataatttgaacagacaaactttcCCTTttattgtgccaaaatttcttgatgaatggatcaatagaaatatttcaaaatgacctaaaataaactctttatttaactttacttttactcACCTTGCTCGCACCTGCCTTTTTTTAGCGTTGCCCATAAATGTACAGTAGGACTGAGATCAGGGCTTTGTGATGGCCACTCCGAAACATTGAGCTGCTTTGTAACCAGTGTTTATTTGCCAGTacactttgggtcattgtctgtTCGGAAGACCCATTTGCGCCCAAGCTTTAACTTCCTGGCTGATGTCTTGAAATGTTGCTTCAGTATTGCTGCAAAATATTCTATCCTCGAGATGCCATCTGTTCATCTAGTTTGTGAAGTGCACCAGTACCGTCCCTCCTGCAGCAAACAACAccacaacatgatgctgccaccaccatgtttcacagttgggatggtaTTCTCAGGCTtgcatgtttctttctttttcctccagACGTAAGGAAGGTTATTATGGCAAACAGTTCAATTTTAGTtttgtcagaccacaggacatgtcTCCATAAACAAAGGTTTGTGTTCCTTTGTGCATTTGCAAACATTAATCTGgcttatggtaccactttaaaataagactacctttataaatgatttataaatggtttgtaaatcagattattacttattattgattaggttgtaaatgctttaaaaaccattgacaagcagttaaaacacatcagttaaaaaagcaacagtggcaacttagTAATTTAACTTAtggtaaagagttaaacatagttataaatatattaatatggcaggtttaatgctgacatagtaaaacacaaagtaaaatcagtatctattttcagctcactgttgccatttctatttatgttatatattaatgaactgcttattaatggattttaaagtatttgcaacctcattaataaccattaataagctcctttataaaccattcataaaccctttataaaggtagtcttattttaaagtgctacctggctttttttgtgtttcttttgtaGCAATGGCTTTTTATCCTGGCAAAGTGTCGATACAGTACTCTGTGTTTCACTGTGGATAATGACGCACTCTTAACAGATTCAGCTTAAGTGTCTTCACAAGGTCTTTAGCTTTTGTTCTTGGTTGATATGTGCATTTCTGACCAAAGCACATTAATGTTTGGGATACAGTACCCGTCTCGTAGCCCGTTTTGTAGCTACAGTTTTGAGCTTTTGAGTTTAGaccatgtactggtcaaactcaggcagctttacttaattttttacaaggtttctaatctgaatatgtgtacaaaactcatgtgacaatTCAAAGGCATGTTTAAAAGTAAGTCCACTTATTCATTTGATTTTCTCTttaaagaaagtctttattttttaaagaaatggttgactgcatgttcaaataattgatatttatgaccaaataaaatcacttctgttactggcactcactcctgtaactttttatgttttgagtaacaggaatgaaagtaacaggaatgagcatTTAGCAACGAATtagcaaaaaaacatgaaaaatagctacaTATGGCTAATTAGGCTATATATATGTGGCTATAATATATATGGCTAATAGCACAAGGACACTAAGctcattctagtgattttcccaaaatgtgtattctaaaaagaaacaaataagatctaagacttaaatttaggtaacaggactaagtgttgagattgagctcctaaaaaaaaaactaatgagggaacttaatatttttcttcccatgatcttcagaagaaccagctgatgatgtcacttcctgttgtaggtgtgacttcctgttgtagaatgttccagatgtttcagagtATCagtgtaatgtgttacagtaacaagaatgagtgaaacacaacagggacacaactaaaatgtgtattttaacttaaatatgataaaaaatatatttttaaagcatagatgggatttggaatcacacaacaatacaaaaattacatctctgaaggtttttaatattttaataattatatttaatggaaagtttatagttagagagggagggacaggtaacaaatgccattttttcagtgttctaagtggTTTTTGTTAATGCTTTtcattacatatcttacttttacaattaggtcaatgtacaagacacccataaataaatatcaatattattattattattagaaaatggcCTAATGAAAAGGTGTGGGGTCATTTAACTTCACAGGTCAGAACACAGTTCACTTCACAGTTGTTAAGAAGCCTGACAGCCTGGGGGAAGAAACTGTTGTTCTGGCCTGGATACTACAGTGTGCTGTTTACCCTGATCTTTGGATTGGATTTTCCTCCTGCAGTGGGATTTATTGCTGTTCTTTAAGAGTATATATTGTATTGGATATTTGGAAACTTTAGTAAAACTTGTCCAGTCTTGCAAAATTAATACTGAAATCTTACAGTTTGTATTTGTATAACTTGGGTCAATTTTAGCAACAAATCTCAGGTAATGTTtgaaactgattttttaaaagttctttttaaagtttttaatgttAAACAGAAAAATGGTCGtacatttttatagtattttgCTACCAAAGATTATTAGAAAGAGTATTTCATAATATATGGCAAGCCATTTGCTTGTCCTTTCTCCTAATTAGTTAGAAAATAATTGTTGGTAGAGTTAGTGTTCTCTCCAGGACTAAaaggtttttaaataaataacacattccCAGAAGAAATTGTAATTTAcagaacaatttatttaaaaaaaaaagatgttttccaTGGTTTTTGGCAATTATGGCAATTGTAATTCACATTTCAGTACCAGTCGCTCATGACGCGCCTCATACTCATGAACCTCATGTTGCCATAGTTGCTGAAGTTCCTGTAGTGTCCGGGTCCGAAGTACCACATCCTGCCCATGTAGTTGGCATGTTCATACATGAGCCAGTGGCCGTCCATCACGTGGCAGGACTGGCATCCGTGGGACCAGTTGTAGCGGTACATGAAGTTGTCGCAGTCGTCGCTCATCTCCATCATCTGGCCCATGTAGTTATCCCTCTCGTAGGCCCTCACTCTGTAGGATCCGCTGTGCTGTTGGAGGAAAAGATGTATTATGAAAATCTAAAActttctggtaacactttacaattaaagtgtcagtccgtattatttagtttctaaactgaaatcagaagtatttctgagtggagaagaatatggataaaaaattatttttaatggaaCCAGTTCACTGAAACGACTATCTCTGCaaagtctaatatattcattttaaaaactggggtTTTGTGTCGctacagcctctaaaaaaggaTCCGACTCTGcggttttactgaacgtgagaggctggtggagcaatggggacttcagaaggaagtggaaactcagagctcagtagctcattcactcatagtaaaaccaaagaaacgaaggagtgaaggaagtttctgactgagctctctctctccctctttctctctctgactgaacataacctggaatcggattcattcatccgctctgaaaggagaccgcatcacacccgcccagttaaaaatgattcttccgcatttgctcgatgcaattacccattctcaccagagagggcactaaagAGGACCTAAAttccaaaacttacggacatcagctttaacaatacttatgacagtaataaacagtgttaaatagcttaacatttaactaaatttcaactaattattaattgacactagctaagctaactatttttatatattttttaagcatacttaacatggaaaagtacatgctttttaaaatgaagaatatttacttaaatacatactaaatgtactattttggaacaacttatggcaatttAAGTGTATTTCAATTGTAatcaagctatatttaaacacaacataaaatccTTAAATcgtgcttttgagtgtttttttttttttcgtgcaaCTTTTGTGCGAACTTAAGTAAATTGAAGTATGTCCTTTTAAACA
This genomic interval from Astyanax mexicanus isolate ESR-SI-001 chromosome 1, AstMex3_surface, whole genome shotgun sequence contains the following:
- the LOC103033534 gene encoding gamma-crystallin M2 isoform X1; translated protein: MNGKIVFYEDRNFMGRSWECTSDCPDMSSYMSRCHSCRVMSGCWMVYDQPNYMGHQYFVRRGEYSDYMSMWGFNSWIRSCRMIPRSSGSYRVRVYERDNYMGQMMEMSDDCENFMERYNWSHGCQSCHVMDGHWLMYEHPNYMGRMWYFGPGHYRNFSNYGNMRFMSMRRIMDSWFSEQIVSVRTDVLHEAVPCVLTRSSPPPSADRCVQN
- the LOC103033534 gene encoding gamma-crystallin M2 isoform X2; the protein is MNGKIVFYEDRNFMGRSWECTSDCPDMSSYMSRCHSCRVMSGCWMVYDQPNYMGHQYFVRRGEYSDYMSMWGFNSWIRSCRMIPRSSGSYRVRVYERDNYMGQMMEMSDDCENFMERYNWSHGCQSCHVMDGHWLMYEHPNYMGRMWYFGPGHYRNFSNYGNMRFMSMRRIMSDWY
- the LOC103041577 gene encoding gamma-crystallin M2; this encodes MMSRIVFYEDRNFMGRSWECTSDCPDMSSYMNRCHSCRVMSGCWMVYDQPNYMGHQYFFRRGEYADYMSMWGSSNWIRSCRMIPWHSGSYRVRAYERDNYMGQMMEMSDDCDNFMYRYNWSHGCQSCHVMDGHWLMYEHANYMGRMWYFGPGHYRNFSNYGNMRFMSMRRVMSDWY